A region of Sulfurimonas sp. DNA encodes the following proteins:
- the hypA gene encoding hydrogenase maturation nickel metallochaperone HypA, producing MHEYSIVQSLLDSCEDNARENNSTKVLKVVVKIGVMSGVEPSLLQTAFDTFKEKTICEEAEFVINMQDIVIQCNNCQKESTIGKMDYCCPVCKGVDIKIIDGEDMYLMQLELN from the coding sequence ATGCATGAATATAGTATAGTTCAATCACTTTTGGATTCGTGTGAAGATAATGCGAGAGAGAATAATTCTACAAAAGTATTAAAAGTAGTAGTTAAAATAGGTGTTATGAGTGGAGTAGAGCCAAGTTTACTTCAAACAGCTTTTGATACCTTTAAAGAAAAGACAATTTGTGAAGAAGCAGAGTTTGTCATAAATATGCAAGATATAGTAATCCAATGTAATAATTGTCAAAAAGAATCAACAATAGGTAAAATGGACTACTGTTGCCCTGTTTGTAAGGGTGTGGATATAAAAATTATCGATGGTGAAGATATGTATTTAATGCAATTAGAACTTAATTAA